One genomic window of Cannabis sativa cultivar Pink pepper isolate KNU-18-1 chromosome 2, ASM2916894v1, whole genome shotgun sequence includes the following:
- the LOC133034133 gene encoding uncharacterized protein LOC133034133: MAPAVASSPARWQPPPPGLFKLNIDAAIDTTKHTIGVGAVVRNSSGRAIAAFSMPTVGLYSSHEMEAKAMFLSLNWALQLQLQVSIVETDALMVSNALNNKLMAVSSFNDLILDITSLLSFFPNIVVTHVKRSANAVADCLAKYALGRDESISWMENFPPSINSVIVNDYPL, encoded by the coding sequence ATGGCTCCTGCGGTTGCATCTTCACCTGCTAGATGGCAGCCACCACCCCCAGGTCTCTTCAAACTGAACATTGATGCTGCCATAGATACAACTAAGCATACTATTGGTGTTGGGGCGGTTGTAAGGAACTCTTCAGGCCGTGCCATTGCAGCTTTCTCCATGCCGACTGTTGGTCTCTATTCTTCGCACGAAATGGAGGCTAAAGCTATGTTCCTCAGCCTTAATTGGGCTCTTCAATTACAACTACAAGTATCGATTGTGGAAACTGATGCTCTTATGGTCTCCAATGCTTTAAACAATAAACTAATGGCTGTTTCCTCTTTTAATGATTTGATATTAGATATTACTAGTCTCCTTTCCTTTTTCCCTAACATAGTTGTTACTCATGTAAAGCGATCTGCGAATGCGGTTGCTGATTGTTTAGCAAAATATGCTCTAGGGCGGGATGAGTCTATCTCTTGGATGGAAAATTTTCCTCCATCGATCAACTCTGTTATTGTAAATGATtatcctctttaa